The Thioalkalivibrio thiocyanodenitrificans ARhD 1 genome window below encodes:
- a CDS encoding metallopeptidase TldD-related protein encodes MTDPETAFRELAPQVFDRLEDDEVGLLNLEGEDTDFVRFNCGRLRQAGHVRQRRLRLDLIVGARHARASLELTGDPGMDLREVTTLLDRLRDHLSHLPEDPHLLYATQAVNTGHRGENRLPDSREAVEGLLDAATGLDLVGVWTGGRMVHGFANSLGQFNWHSDHSFNLDWSVHGGKDQAVKQGYAGFEYTPDHVARQLDYARDTLALLARRPRTLEPGRYRVFLAPAALQELMNVLAWGGFGLKSHRTAQTPLLRMVREGLSLDSRVDLAEDHAGGLTPRFTMSGFIKPDRVELITTGRYRECLANPRSAREYGARVNCSIEHPESLTMRGDTLHQDHVLESLGTGLYISNLWYCNYSDRNHCRITGMTRFACLWVEKGRPVAPVNVMRFDESLFHVLGDRLEAITEEREHLFDTATYARRSQASAHLPGLLVDGFTFTL; translated from the coding sequence GTGACTGATCCGGAAACCGCGTTCCGGGAACTGGCCCCGCAGGTCTTCGATCGCCTGGAGGACGACGAGGTTGGCCTGCTCAACCTGGAGGGCGAGGATACCGATTTCGTGCGCTTCAATTGCGGCCGGCTGCGCCAGGCCGGGCATGTCCGCCAGCGGCGGCTGCGCCTGGACCTGATCGTGGGTGCACGGCACGCCCGCGCTAGCCTTGAACTGACCGGCGACCCCGGCATGGATCTGCGGGAGGTCACCACCCTGCTCGATCGCTTGCGCGATCACCTGTCGCACCTGCCCGAGGACCCGCATCTGCTTTATGCCACGCAAGCGGTGAATACCGGTCATCGGGGCGAGAACCGCCTCCCGGATTCACGCGAGGCGGTGGAAGGCCTGCTCGATGCCGCCACCGGACTGGACCTGGTAGGGGTATGGACCGGAGGGCGCATGGTGCACGGTTTCGCCAACTCCCTGGGGCAGTTCAACTGGCACAGCGACCACAGCTTCAACCTGGACTGGAGCGTACACGGGGGCAAGGACCAGGCGGTCAAGCAAGGCTACGCGGGGTTTGAGTACACCCCGGATCACGTGGCACGCCAATTGGACTACGCACGCGATACCCTGGCTCTCCTGGCGCGTAGGCCCAGGACCCTGGAGCCGGGGCGTTACCGGGTCTTTCTCGCGCCTGCGGCCCTGCAGGAATTGATGAACGTGCTCGCCTGGGGCGGGTTCGGGCTGAAGAGCCACCGCACGGCGCAGACACCTTTACTGCGCATGGTTCGCGAGGGGCTGAGTCTGGACTCGCGCGTGGATCTGGCCGAAGACCACGCGGGCGGGCTCACGCCGCGATTCACCATGTCAGGTTTCATAAAGCCCGACCGGGTGGAACTGATCACCACGGGTCGCTACCGGGAGTGCCTGGCAAACCCGCGCAGTGCCCGGGAGTACGGTGCGCGGGTGAACTGCAGCATCGAGCATCCCGAGTCCCTTACCATGCGCGGCGACACGTTGCACCAGGACCATGTGCTGGAGTCCCTGGGCACGGGCCTCTACATCAGCAACCTGTGGTATTGCAACTATTCGGACCGCAACCACTGCCGCATCACCGGGATGACGCGCTTCGCCTGCCTGTGGGTGGAAAAGGGAAGACCCGTGGCCCCCGTGAATGTCATGCGTTTCGATGAAAGCCTCTTCCACGTGCTGGGTGATCGCCTCGAGGCGATCACCGAGGAACGCGAGCACCTGTTCGACACG